In Candidatus Thermoplasmatota archaeon, one DNA window encodes the following:
- a CDS encoding metallophosphoesterase, with protein sequence MQKKNAEVIGIISDTHDNMPAIEKAVMFFNENDVDIVLHAGDIISPFTALAFKNLKSPFIGIFGNNDGDKVHLREFFSFSKIGEIHDDPYISKIGGKNIAITHKPEIVDSFALKYDIVIYGHTHEKDLRRNKALVLNPGECCGYLTGKKSVALLYPAKMDAKIADL encoded by the coding sequence ATGCAAAAGAAAAATGCAGAAGTTATCGGGATTATATCTGACACACATGATAACATGCCGGCGATAGAAAAAGCTGTCATGTTTTTCAATGAAAATGATGTGGACATCGTTCTTCACGCAGGGGACATTATTTCACCGTTCACCGCCCTTGCATTCAAGAATCTGAAAAGCCCGTTTATTGGAATATTTGGTAACAACGATGGCGATAAAGTTCATTTGAGAGAGTTTTTTTCGTTTTCAAAAATAGGCGAAATACACGATGACCCTTACATCAGTAAAATAGGTGGCAAAAACATTGCAATAACACATAAGCCCGAAATCGTCGATTCCTTCGCATTAAAATATGATATTGTCATCTACGGCCATACTCACGAAAAGGACTTGAGAAGGAATAAAGCCCTCGTGCTTAACCCGGGAGAATGCTGTGGATATCTGACTGGAAAGAAAAGCGTTGCATTACTGTACCCTGCAAAAATGGATGCAAAAATAGCGGATTTATAG